A genome region from Thermococcus onnurineus NA1 includes the following:
- a CDS encoding alpha-amylase/4-alpha-glucanotransferase domain-containing protein, whose protein sequence is MVNFIFGIHNHQPLGNFGWVFEDAYNRSYRPFMEILEEYPNMKVAVHISGPLLEWLDENKPDYIDLLRSLVSKGQLEIVVAGFYEPVLAAIPKEDRIEQIKLLKDFAKKLGYDAKGVWLTERVWQPELVKSLREAGIDYVIVDDYHFMSAGLSKEELFWPYYTEDGGEVIAVFPIDEKLRYLIPFRPVEKTLEYLHSLDDGDESKVAVFHDDGEKFGVWPGTYDWVYKKGWLKEFFDRVSSDERINLMLYSEYLQRFRPKGLVYLPIASYFEMSEWSLPAKQAKLFVEFVEKLKEHGQFEKYRVFVRGGIWKNFFFKYPESNYMHKRMLMVSGLVRDNPEARHFILKAQCNDAYWHGIFGGVYLPHLRRTIWENIIKANSYVFTGSFVRDIDFDGREEVFIESENFFAVFKPAYGGALFELSSKRKAVNYNDVLARRWEHYHEVPEAATPEEGDGEGVASIHEIGKKIPEEIRRELAYDSHPRAILQDHFLSPETGLDDYRLARYEELGDFLTGAYDYSPLEGGITLWRDGSVSGKPARVEKSLRLTDDGFIVDYTVKSGAKVLFGAELNLAVHSVMEEPDEFEATAIEVNDPYGIGKVEIKLDRKAKVWKFPIKTLSQSEAGWDFIQQGVSYTVLFPVDGELKFRLRFKEL, encoded by the coding sequence ATGGTCAATTTCATCTTTGGAATACACAACCATCAGCCTCTTGGCAACTTTGGATGGGTGTTTGAGGATGCTTACAACCGTTCTTACCGTCCTTTCATGGAGATTCTGGAGGAATACCCCAATATGAAGGTCGCAGTTCACATAAGCGGGCCTTTGCTGGAGTGGCTTGATGAGAACAAGCCTGACTACATCGACCTCCTCCGCTCGCTGGTGAGTAAGGGTCAGCTTGAGATAGTCGTGGCAGGTTTTTACGAACCAGTCCTGGCTGCCATCCCAAAAGAAGACCGTATAGAGCAGATCAAGCTTTTGAAGGACTTTGCCAAAAAGCTGGGCTACGATGCCAAGGGCGTCTGGCTCACCGAGCGTGTCTGGCAGCCGGAGCTGGTTAAGAGCCTCCGCGAGGCGGGGATAGATTACGTCATAGTTGACGACTACCACTTCATGAGCGCGGGTCTGTCAAAGGAAGAACTTTTCTGGCCCTACTACACCGAGGACGGTGGTGAGGTTATAGCAGTCTTTCCGATAGACGAGAAGCTTCGCTACCTCATCCCATTCAGGCCGGTGGAGAAAACGCTGGAGTACCTTCACAGCCTTGATGACGGCGATGAGAGCAAGGTTGCGGTCTTCCACGACGACGGCGAGAAGTTCGGCGTCTGGCCTGGAACCTACGATTGGGTATATAAGAAGGGCTGGCTTAAGGAGTTCTTCGACAGGGTTTCGAGCGACGAGAGGATAAACCTCATGCTCTACTCGGAGTACCTCCAGCGCTTCAGGCCTAAGGGCCTTGTTTACCTCCCAATCGCTTCATACTTCGAGATGAGCGAGTGGTCACTGCCAGCTAAGCAGGCAAAGCTCTTCGTGGAGTTCGTTGAGAAGCTGAAGGAGCACGGCCAGTTCGAGAAGTACCGCGTCTTCGTCCGCGGCGGCATCTGGAAGAACTTCTTCTTCAAGTATCCTGAGAGCAACTACATGCACAAGCGCATGCTGATGGTGAGCGGACTCGTTAGGGACAACCCTGAGGCGAGGCACTTCATCCTTAAAGCCCAGTGCAACGACGCTTACTGGCACGGCATCTTTGGTGGTGTTTACCTCCCCCATCTGAGGAGGACCATCTGGGAGAACATCATTAAGGCGAACAGCTACGTTTTCACTGGAAGTTTCGTCAGAGATATAGACTTCGATGGCCGTGAGGAGGTCTTCATTGAGAGTGAGAACTTCTTCGCCGTATTCAAGCCCGCCTACGGTGGGGCGCTCTTTGAGCTCAGCTCCAAGAGGAAAGCGGTGAACTACAACGACGTTTTGGCGAGGAGATGGGAGCACTACCACGAAGTCCCAGAGGCGGCAACCCCTGAGGAAGGGGATGGCGAAGGAGTTGCCAGCATTCACGAGATTGGAAAGAAAATACCCGAGGAGATAAGGCGCGAGCTTGCCTACGACAGTCACCCAAGGGCTATCCTCCAGGATCATTTCCTGTCCCCTGAAACGGGCCTCGACGACTACCGACTCGCGCGCTATGAGGAGCTCGGTGACTTTCTGACCGGCGCATATGACTACAGCCCCCTCGAGGGCGGCATAACCCTCTGGAGGGACGGGAGCGTTTCAGGAAAACCGGCGCGCGTGGAGAAATCCCTTCGCCTGACTGATGATGGCTTTATCGTGGACTACACGGTCAAGAGCGGGGCTAAGGTGCTCTTCGGCGCTGAGCTGAACCTAGCGGTTCACAGCGTCATGGAGGAGCCGGATGAATTCGAAGCTACGGCGATAGAAGTGAACGATCCATACGGCATCGGAAAGGTGGAGATAAAGCTCGACAGAAAAGCTAAAGTCTGGAAGTTCCCGATAAAGACCCTTTCCCAGAGCGAGGCCGGCTGGGACTTCATCCAGCAGGGCGTCAGCTATACGGTGCTCTTCCCGGTTGATGGAGAGCTGAAGTTCAGGCTCCGCTTTAAGGAGTTGTGA
- a CDS encoding CBS domain-containing protein, with product MAGEKSDKAKANKIKIIHSKRKLLQLRRKEELSHNIRYIEKVPVRIVMDKDFLKLRPSDSLVTLIESMSEEESSAVVVDDEGRLIGFVTMKDILHFFDPPRRHSIVGFGLLKRYSMTRATKVEDIMVTKPITINVNDDLGHAIRLMIETGKHHLPVVDEEGKVHGILEVKDIIRLIRLVSL from the coding sequence ATGGCCGGAGAGAAATCGGATAAAGCCAAGGCAAATAAGATAAAGATAATCCACAGCAAGAGAAAGCTTCTCCAGCTCCGGAGAAAGGAGGAGCTGAGCCACAACATTCGCTACATAGAGAAGGTTCCAGTTAGAATAGTGATGGACAAGGACTTTCTCAAGCTCCGTCCTAGTGATTCTCTCGTAACCCTTATCGAAAGTATGAGCGAGGAGGAGAGCTCTGCGGTTGTTGTAGATGACGAGGGCAGGTTGATTGGCTTCGTAACTATGAAGGACATACTTCACTTCTTCGACCCGCCAAGGAGACACTCAATAGTGGGCTTTGGGTTGCTGAAGAGGTACTCCATGACTAGAGCCACAAAAGTTGAGGATATAATGGTAACCAAGCCGATAACGATCAACGTGAACGATGATCTTGGTCACGCAATACGGCTGATGATTGAAACCGGAAAGCATCACCTGCCTGTTGTGGACGAAGAGGGAAAGGTTCATGGTATCCTCGAGGTCAAGGACATAATTCGGCTTATCCGCCTAGTTTCTTTATAG
- a CDS encoding NAD(P)/FAD-dependent oxidoreductase codes for MVSGKRYDVVIIGAGPAGLFAAYELVEKSDFKVLIIDEGGDINQRVCPMYELGYCIGCQPCHIMSGVGGAGGLSDGTINLRPDIGGDLRELTNDENYAWQLVWEVDQIFLKHKAPKNLFKGNPEQVKYWEQRAAQAGVKFIPIIQRHIGSDRTPEVIGDIKKHLEGKGVEFLLWTKALEFGQGWVKVRRGKDIFIINTRYIIVAPGRGGADWFHDVAKKIGLKAKHGPIDVGIRVEVPAIVMEPITSINHDPKFHIYTDTYDDFVRTFCTNPNGFVVEERYDGYVGVNGHSMHEKKSNNTNFAFLSRIELTEPVEDTTAYGKSIAQLATTIGGGKPLLQRLGDLRRGRRSTWSRIKRSDVEPTLKHVTPGDIAMALPHRVVTNILEGLEKLDKVLPGVASDHTLLYAPEIKYYAMRAEVDENLETSIEGIFAAGDGAGLSRDIVNAAATGLLAARGILKKEGLYTEKDFRKPGNWRHMIETMED; via the coding sequence ATGGTTTCTGGAAAGAGGTACGACGTTGTGATCATCGGAGCCGGCCCAGCAGGTCTTTTCGCAGCCTATGAACTGGTAGAAAAGAGCGATTTTAAGGTTCTAATAATAGACGAGGGCGGAGACATTAATCAGCGCGTCTGTCCCATGTATGAGCTCGGCTACTGCATTGGCTGCCAGCCCTGCCACATAATGAGCGGCGTTGGCGGTGCGGGAGGACTGAGCGACGGCACCATCAATCTCCGCCCGGATATAGGCGGTGATCTAAGAGAGCTCACAAACGACGAGAACTACGCCTGGCAGCTCGTCTGGGAAGTCGACCAGATTTTTCTGAAACACAAGGCCCCAAAAAATCTGTTCAAAGGCAATCCCGAGCAGGTAAAGTATTGGGAGCAGAGAGCCGCTCAGGCCGGCGTCAAGTTCATCCCCATCATCCAGAGGCACATCGGCTCGGACAGAACGCCAGAAGTCATCGGTGACATAAAAAAGCACCTGGAGGGCAAAGGCGTTGAGTTCCTTCTCTGGACGAAAGCTCTGGAGTTCGGCCAGGGATGGGTGAAGGTCAGGCGCGGGAAGGACATCTTCATCATAAACACCCGTTATATCATCGTCGCTCCCGGAAGGGGAGGAGCGGACTGGTTCCACGACGTGGCCAAGAAGATAGGCCTCAAAGCAAAGCACGGACCCATCGATGTAGGCATCCGTGTCGAGGTTCCTGCCATAGTGATGGAGCCCATAACGAGCATAAACCACGACCCCAAGTTTCACATCTATACGGACACCTACGACGACTTCGTGAGAACCTTCTGCACCAACCCAAACGGCTTCGTCGTCGAAGAACGCTACGACGGCTACGTTGGAGTAAACGGCCACTCCATGCATGAGAAGAAGAGCAACAACACCAACTTCGCCTTCCTGAGCAGGATTGAACTCACAGAACCAGTTGAAGACACAACAGCCTACGGAAAGAGCATAGCGCAGTTAGCCACGACCATAGGCGGAGGAAAGCCCCTCCTCCAGAGGCTCGGCGATTTAAGGCGTGGAAGGAGGAGTACATGGAGCAGAATAAAGAGAAGCGATGTCGAGCCAACACTCAAGCACGTTACTCCAGGAGACATCGCGATGGCCCTACCTCACAGGGTCGTCACTAACATCTTAGAAGGCTTGGAGAAGCTCGACAAGGTTCTGCCCGGGGTTGCCAGTGACCATACTTTGCTCTACGCACCTGAGATCAAGTACTACGCCATGCGCGCCGAGGTTGATGAGAACCTCGAAACAAGTATAGAGGGAATCTTCGCCGCTGGAGATGGTGCGGGCCTCAGCAGGGACATAGTCAATGCCGCCGCGACGGGTCTTCTGGCCGCGAGGGGCATACTCAAGAAGGAGGGCCTCTACACGGAGAAGGACTTCAGGAAGCCCGGCAACTGGAGGCACATGATAGAAACTATGGAGGATTAG
- the ttuA gene encoding tRNA-5-methyluridine(54) 2-sulfurtransferase translates to MRCKFCEKPAFIKLHYPRMYLCPEHFTEYFERKVKRTIERYKLLKPDERVLVVVSGGKDSAVTAYVLKKLGYDIECLHINLGIGEYSEKSEEYAKRQCEALGVPLHIVRVKELLGHGIGEVRTRRPTCSYCGLTKRYIFNKFAYDNGFDAVATGHNLDDEASFIFSNLMHWNTQYLAKQGPLTPGEGKFVKKIKPLYELTEREVVAYALANGIEYHIEECPHARGATTLEFKEVLNEMEEKRPGTKINFVKGYLRKKHIFEAELEEVELRECKVCGMPSSGEVCSFCRFWRLEEPLDFRVRKD, encoded by the coding sequence ATGAGATGCAAGTTCTGCGAGAAACCAGCTTTCATTAAGCTTCACTACCCAAGAATGTACCTCTGCCCCGAGCACTTCACGGAATACTTCGAGAGGAAGGTCAAGCGCACAATAGAGAGATACAAGCTGCTGAAGCCCGACGAGAGAGTTCTAGTCGTTGTGAGCGGGGGAAAGGATTCAGCCGTTACTGCTTACGTCCTCAAGAAGCTTGGCTACGATATAGAGTGCCTCCACATAAACCTCGGCATAGGGGAGTACTCGGAGAAGAGCGAAGAATATGCAAAGAGGCAGTGCGAGGCTTTGGGAGTTCCGCTCCACATAGTCCGCGTTAAGGAGCTCTTGGGTCACGGAATTGGTGAAGTAAGGACGAGAAGACCCACATGCTCCTACTGCGGCTTAACGAAGCGCTACATCTTCAACAAGTTCGCCTACGACAACGGCTTCGATGCAGTCGCCACCGGCCACAACCTCGACGACGAGGCAAGCTTCATATTCTCCAACCTGATGCACTGGAATACGCAGTATCTGGCCAAACAGGGACCGCTAACCCCCGGCGAGGGCAAATTCGTGAAGAAAATTAAGCCCCTCTACGAGCTCACCGAGAGAGAAGTTGTTGCCTATGCACTTGCCAACGGCATAGAGTATCATATTGAGGAGTGCCCGCACGCTCGCGGAGCAACAACACTTGAGTTCAAGGAAGTCCTCAACGAGATGGAGGAGAAGAGACCGGGAACCAAGATAAACTTCGTGAAGGGCTACCTGAGGAAGAAGCACATCTTCGAGGCCGAGCTTGAAGAGGTAGAGCTGAGGGAGTGCAAAGTCTGCGGCATGCCGTCGAGCGGTGAGGTATGTTCCTTCTGCCGCTTCTGGCGCCTTGAGGAGCCGCTGGACTTCAGGGTAAGAAAAGATTAA